The window TCTGGCTTCCGAAGGAAGCGCCACGATCGGCGGCGCACTGGCGACCAATGCTGGCGGCACGGCCGTTCTCGCTTACGGCAACGCGCGACAACTGGCACTTGGTCTCGAAGCGGTGTTGGCTGACGGGCGCGTCTGGAACGGCCTGAGACGCCTGAAAAAAGACAATACGGGATACGATCTCCGCGATCTTTTGATCGGCTCGGAAGGCACGCTCGGCATTATTACGGCGGCGGCGTTGAAGCTTTTTCCCGTACCGGTCGAGCGTGAGGTCGCCATCGTCGCGCTTGCGTCTCCGGACGCGGCGCTCGCTTTTTTTCGCATGGCAGAAGCGCGGGCCGGACAATCATTGACGGCGTTCGAGCTCTGGTCTGAGCGCGCCCTGGATTTCGCAGTCCGCTACATGCCGGGAATACGCGATCCATTTGCTGCACGCCATCCGTGGTACGCGCTGGTTGAGTTTTCGCACGGGCAAACGCTCAGCACGGCGCGCTGGCTCGAACCGCTGCTGGCGACGGCACTTGAAGACGGCATCATCCGTGATGGCGTGATTGCCGCGTCGCTCCAGCAGGGCGACGATTTCTGGCGTCTTCGCGATGCGTTTTCCGAAGCGCAGAAAGGCGCCGGCGGCAGTATCAAGCACGATATCTCCGTTCCTGTTGCGCGCATTCCGGAATTTCTCCGGCGCGCAGAATCGGTCGTGGAGCGCATCTGCCCGGGCGCGCGGCCGGTGCCGTTCGGGCATTTCGGCGACGGCAATCTGCACTACAACGTGACCCAGCCGGAGGGCATGGCTCGCGTGGACTATCTCGCTCGTTGGGACGAGATGTCGAACGCAATCTTTGATCTCGTTGCGGAACTCGATGGCTCGATTTCTGCGGAACACGGCATCGGCCAGATGAAGCGAGAGGCGCTGACGCGTTACAAGTCGCCCGTCGAACTCGATGTGATGCGCTCGATCAAACGCGCTCTAGATCCGAATGGCATTCTGAATCCCGGCAAATTGCTGTAGAACGGGCGTCGGTAACGTTTCATTAACCGAAGCCGAACAGCTCTAATCCATGGCACCGCGCGACACGACGGCGAATGTGGATGACGATGAGCTTGCGCTCGGAGGCGATCTCGATCGCGCTGTGGCGGTATGGCTCGATCATTTGCGCGGTGAGCGCGGCCAGAGCACGGCCACGATTGACGCCTATGCGCGCGACGTTCGGCAATTTCTCACCTATTTGAAAAGCCATCTTGGGCATGCGCCCTGCCTTGCCGATCTTGCCCGCGTCGACGCGAAGACGTTTCGCGGATTTCTTTCGTCGCGGCGAAAGTCGGGCGTTGTTTCGCGCTCCCTTGCGCGTTCGCTCTCAGCGTTGAGGACGTTCTTCCGCTGGCTCGAGCGAGAAGACACACTGAAAAACCGTGCCGTTCTCACGATCGCACTGCCGAAGATACCCCACGGCGTTCCGCGTCCGCTGACCGTTGATGGCGCGGCCTCTCTTGTCGCGAACCGTGGCGAAAACGACATTCCCTGGGTCGCCGCGCGCGATACCGCCGTGCTTCTGCTCCTTTACGGCGCGGGGTTGCGCATCAGCGAGGCCTTAAGCCTTACACCGCGGACAGCGCCTGTTGACGGCCGAGACGTGATGCACATTCGCGGCAAGGGCGGGCGCGAACGTCTGGTGCCTGCTCTCCCCATCGTCTCGTCGGCCATCGCGGAATACATCCGGCTCTGCGCCTATCCGCTTCCGGCAGACGGACCGTTGTTCCTGGGCGCGCGCGGGGGGCCTTTGTCGCCGCGCATCGTTCAATTGCTGATGGAGCGGTTGCGGGGCGAACTTGGACTTTCAGACACCGCGACGCCTCACGCATTGCGCCATTCCTTCGCGACGCATCTGCTTTCGGCCGGCGCGGATTTACGACAAATTCAAGAGCTTTTGGGTCATGCCTCGCTTTCGACGACGCAAATCTATACGGAAGTAGATCGAGAGCGTCTGCTGGCCGTTTACGATCAGGCGCATCCGAGGGCCGGGCGGTCCTGAACTGTTAACGTCAATGCGTTTCGAGTACCTCCGATGAGCATCACAAAGTACCGGACCGAGATCGCTGCAGCGGCGGTTGTCGCGCTGGTTTTCGTGTTCGCTGCCTTTTCGTTCCAGGACGGAAAAACCGCGCCTCCGAAATGTCTCGGCGTCGACATGCTTGCCGAAATGAGCGAGCGCGCGCCCGCCGCATACAAGACTGTGATGGACGAAGCGGGCGCCTTGCCGAACAGCGAGGCGGTGCTTTGGAAAATTGAAAAGCCCGGCGTTGACCCGTCTTATCTCCTCGGAACGATGCATCTCTCTGATCCGCGCATCGCACGGCTTTCTCCGGCGACGAAGGATGCGATTGGGCATTCGACCTCGGTCGCACTCGAAGTGGCGGATCTCTCGGACAAGGCCGTGGCTGAAGCGATGGCGAAAGCCAGTGCGCTGCTCGTCTATTCCGACGGAACGAAGCTCGACACGCGTCTATCGCCCGAGGAATTCAAGAAAGTGCAGCAGGTCGTCTCGAAATCGGGGCTTCCCGATTCTGCGTCAACTTTGATGAAGCCGTGGCTCGTCAGCATGTTGATGGCGACATCCGATTGCGAGCGCAAACAAGTCGCGTCAGGCGCTAAGGTGCTCGATCTTCTGGTTGGTGCGGAAGCGGAGAGGCGTGGCATCAAGGTCGTCGGTCTCGAAACGATTCAAGACCAGCTCGGTGCTATGGCATCGATACCTGACGACGAACAGGTCGCCATGCTGAAGGTTGGCCTCCAGTATATCGATCGCTCCAACGACCTCATGGAAACGTTGGTGCAGATGTACTTGAACCGGAAAATTTCCGCTGCCATGCCGTTTCAGATTGCGTTGGCGGCCGAGCATGGAACGCCTGCAAGCGCGTTCGACGGGTTTCAAAAAGCGCTGCTGGTCGATCGCAATGCGCGCATGGCCGAAGCCGCCTTGCCGCTTCTCGATAAGGGGAAAGCCTTCATCGGGATTGGCGCGTTGCATCTTTCCGGCCCCAAGGGCCTCGTTGCGCTGCTGCGCGAGCAGGGCTTCACCGTCACTGCCGTCGAGTAAGCAATTACAAATGGATTGCGCGGCTCGCCACGGCGAGGGCCGCTTCTTTGACCGCTTCGCTGAAGGTCGGATGCGCATGACACGTGCGTGCAAGGTCTTCGGCTGAGCCGCTGAATTCCATCAGGACCGCCGCTTCAGCGATCAACTCTCCGGCGCTCGGACCGATGATGTGGACACCGAGAACGCGGTCTGTCGTTGCGTCAGCGAGAATTTTGACGAAACCCTCAGTGGCGCGGATTGACTTGGCGCGGCCGTTCGCTGTGAATGGAAACTTACCAACGTTGTAGGCGACGCCCGCGGATTTCAGCTCTTCTTCGGTTTTGCCGACGCTTGCAACCTCGGGCGAGGTGTAGATGACGTTCGGGATGACGTCGTAGTTCACGTGGCCCGCTTTCCCCGCGATGATTTCGGCGACGGCGATGCCTTCATCTTCAGCCTTGTGCGCCAACATCGGCCCGGCGATGACGTCGCCAATGGCGAAAACTCCGGATGTGCTTGTCTGGAAATGGCCGTCCACCAGAATGCGCTTTTTGGCATCCAGCGCGACACCTGCTTCCGCCAGGCCCAGCCCTTCGATGTAGGGAACGCGTCCTACGGCGACGAGAACAACGTCTGCCTCGATCGACTCTGCGACGCCGCCAGCCGCCGGTTCGACTTTCGCCACGACGCCGCTCCGACCGGTTTCGACGGCCGCGACTTTGCTTTGCAGGCGGAACGCGATGCCCTGCTTTTCAAGGATCCGTTGAAATGCCTTCGCAACCTCCCGATCCATGCCGGGCAGGATGCGGTCGAGATACTCGATGACGAGAACTTCCGATCCGAGACGTTTCCATACGGACCCGAGTTCAAGTCCAATAACGCCTGCGCCGACGACAAGCAGTTTACGTGGGACAGCCGGAAGCTCCAGAGCGCCCGTTGAAGAGACGATGCGCTTTTCGTCGATCTCAATATTGGGAAGACGCGTCACGTCTGAGCCCGTCGCGATAACGATCGCTTTGGCTTCCAGCGTTTGCGTTTCACCGTTTCTGTCCGTGACGCTGACCTGGCCGGACTTCACGATGCGGCCGGTACCGAAGACAGTATCGATCTTGTTCTTCTTCAGCAGGTAGGCGACCCCGTCGACGTTGCCTTTTACGCCCTCGCGCTTGAATGCCTGCATCTTCGGCAGATCCAGGGACGGCGAGACTTCGATGCCCATCTCTGCGAAACCGTGCTTCGCCTCGGCGAAGGAGTGGGATGCGTGAAGCAGTGCTTTCGACGGGATGCAACCAACGTTGAGGCACGTGCCGCCGTGTGTGGAGCGCTTCTCGACGACCGCAACTTTCAAACCGAGTTGCGCGGCGCGGATGGCACAAACATATCCGCCCGGTCCGGTGCCGATAACGATCAGATCGTAGCTCATGAGACCTTGATTTCGCTGGTGGTTGCAAGCGGGGCGTTGAATGCCCAGACGTGTCCGAACGGGTCCTTCACGCGACCATAGCGGGCGCCCCAGAAAACGTCACCAGCCGGTAGAAGAACGTCAGCACCCGCTTCAGATGCCATTGCGATTGCTGCGTCGACGTCCGCTGGCTTTGGCAGATTGATGCTGATCGCGAACGTCGTTCCATTGAGCGTCGTTGGCGCCATCACATCGCCGCCAAATTCGGGAAACTCGTCGTGCAGCATCACCTCGCCGCCATAGACGGCGATGTTGGCGTGCAAAACGCGAACACCGTCTTCGGCCATGGCCTTGAATGTTATCTTGGCCCCAAACGCCTTCTCGTAAAAGGCGAGCGCTGCAACGCCATCGCGCACGCAGATGTGCGCCTGGATCGGCGGCGGATTGGGGCCAAATGCCATGTCAAAGCTCCAGAATGAAGCGCTGCGGATCCTCCAGGCATTCCTTGACGCGGACAAGGAACGTCACAGCCTCTTTGCCGTCAACGATGCGATGATCGTAGGACAGCGCGAGATACATCATCGGCCGCGCCACGATCTGTCCGCCGCGAACGACGGGGCGTTCTTCGATACGGTGCATACCGAGAATGCCGGATTGCGGCGCGTTCAGGATCGGTGTCGACATCAGCGAGCCGTAGACGCCGCCATTCGAGATTGTGAATGTGCCGCCCTGCATGTCGTCGATCGACAATTTGCCATCTCGTGCACGTTTACCGAAGGCATGGATCTGCTGTTCGATCTCGGCGAGCGTCAATCGATCAGCGTCGCGCACGACCGGCACGACGAGACCCTTCTCGGTGCCGACTGCCACGCCGAGGTGGTAGTAATTCTTGTAGACGATTTCATCGCCGTCGATTTCGGCGTTGACGGACGGCACGTCGCGAAGCGCCTGGATGCAGGCTTTCACGAACAGTCCCATGAAGCCCAGCTTGACGCCGTGCCGTTTTTCAAACGCGTCCTTATACTGCGCGCGCAACGCCATCACCGCGCTCATATCGACGTCGTTGAACGTCGTGAGCATAGCCGCCGTATTCTGCGCTTCCTTCAAGCGTCGCGCGATCGTTTGACGAAGCCGCGTCATCTTGAGGCGTTCTTCGCGCGTTTCATCGTTGGCGGGTGATGGCAGCCGCGCATCCTGCATCGCTTTGAATTCGGTCGTTGGCGTCTGCTTCAGCGCGACCGCCGTCTGTTGCGCGGCGGCGGGTTCCGGCGCACGCGGTGGCGGCGGCGGTGCCTGGCGAGGCGCCGCGGCAGCGAGGGCGTTTGCGATGTCTTCTTTCAGGATCTGCCCGCGCCGGCCGGAACCCTGCACATCGCTCGGTTCGAGGCCCGCTTCCATCATCGCTCTCAGCGCGGCAGGAGTGGGCGGCGGAACCTCGCGCGATGGCTCGCTGCCTGAGGCCGCGGCTGGAGCAGGCTCCTTCGCTGACGTGGGAGCAGGTTTGGGTTCGGGTTGCGATTGAGGCTGCGGTTTTGGTTCAGGCGGTTGCGGTGCAGCCGTCGGCGCAGCAGCTGCTCCGCCCTTTCCTTCATTCAGTGCCGCGAGCACCGAGCCGACCGCAACAGTTGACCCAGATTGCACGAGAATGTCGCCCAACACGCCTGACGCCGGCGCGGGGACTTCTACCGTGACCTTATCCGTTTCCAGTTCGACAAGCGGTTCGTCAGCATTGACGGTTTCGCCCGTCGTCTTGAACCACTTACCGACGGTCGCTTCCGTTACGCTTTCTCCGAGCGTGGGGACGCGAATTTCGATCGACATTTCAGCCTCTCGTTATGTTCCGAGCGCTTCCGCGACGAGCGCGGTTTGCTCCTTGATATGCTGCGAAAGAAGGCCTGTTGCCGTCGAGGCGGAAGCCGAGCGTCCGGCGTACCGGGCGCGCGACTGGCTATAGCCCAAATGGTTCAGCACCCATTCTATATTGGGGTCCATAAAATTCCAGGCGCCCATATTCTTCGGCTCTTCCTGACACCAGACGAACTCAGCCGCTTTGAAGCGTCCCAATTCGTGGAGCAGAGCGCGCGCGGGGAACGGATAAAGCTGTTCCAGACGCAAGAGATAGATGTCGTCGCGGCCTTGCGTGTCGCGCGCGTCCAAGAGGTCGTAGTAGACCTTGCCGGTGCACAGAACGACCCGCTTGATCTCATCGTCCGGCCGAAGCGTGACGGTTGATGACCCGCGCTCCGCATCGTCCCACAGGATGCGGTGGAAGCTGGTGTTGGGACCGAATTCATCGAGCTTCGACGTGACGCGCTTGTGACGCAAAAGCGATTTCGGCGTCATCAGGATCAGCGGCTTGCGGAAGTTGCGATGAAGCTGACGCCGCAGGATATGGAAGTAATTTGCGGGCGTCGTGCAGTTTGCAACCTGCCAGTTATCCTCGGCGGAAAGCTGCAGGAAGCGTTCGAGGCGAGCCGATGAGTGCTCCGGGCCTTGACCTTCATATCCGTGCGGCAGCAAGCAGACGAGGCCGGACATGCGGAGCCATTTGCGCTCGGCCGACGAGATGAACTGATCGAAGATGACTTGTGCGCCGTTGGCGAAGTCTCCGAACTGGGCCTCCCAAAGTGTCAGCGCGTTCGGCTCGGCGAGCGAGTAGCCGTATTCGAAACCGAGAACGGCTTCTTCCGACAGCATCGAGTTGACGATTTCGAACCGCGCCTGGTTGGGCGCGAGATGCTTCAGCGGCGCAAATCGGCGTTCGGTTTCTTGATCGATAAAAACGGCATGGCGTTGGGAGAACGTGCCGCGTTCACAGTCCTGCCCGGAAAGGCGGACGCGGAAACCTTCCATCAGCAGTGATGCGAACGCTAGGTGTTCGCCCATTGCCCAATCGATGCCGGTGCCCTTCTCAACCATTTCACGGCGGCGCTCCAAAAGGCGGCTCACCGTTTTGTGGATGTGAAAATCGTTTGGAATGGCGGTCAGTCGGCGCCCGACGTCTTTCAGCGTTTCGATCGGAATGCCGGTGTTGCCGCGCCAGTCGTCGCTGTCGGATCGGGTGAAGCCGGACCAGCGACCGTCGAGCCAATCGGCTTTGTTCGGCTTGTAGCCGTCCGAAAAGCTGAACTCGTTGTCGAGGTTCGCGCGTACCGTATCTTTCATCTCGGTGAATTCGGCCGCTGTCAGCACGCCTTCATCGATCAGATACTTCGAATAAATTTCGACGACCGTCGGATGCGCTTTGATACGACGATACATGGCCGGCTGCGTGAACATCGGCTCGTCGGTTTCGTTGTGACCGTGACGGCGATAGCAGAACATGTCGATGACGACAGGCTTCTGGAAGCGCTGACGGAACTCGGTCGCAATCTTGGCGACATGAACGACGGCTTCGGGGCTGTCACCGTTCACGTGGAAAATCGGCGCTTCGATCATCAGTGCAACGTCGGAACAATAGGGAGACGAGCGCGAATGGTGCGGCGCTGTCGTGAAGCCGATCTGGTTGTTGATGATGAAATGGATCGAGCCGCCGGTGCGATGCCCCCGCAGACCCGAAAGGCCGAAGCATTCCGCTACGACGCCCTGACCCGCGAACGCGGCGTCCCCATGAATGAGGAGCGGGAGAACCGGTCCGCGCTCGTTCCCTGAGCAGCCGTATTGATCTTGTTTCGCGCGCACTTTTCCGAGCACGACAGGATCGACGATTTCGAGATGCGACGGGTTCGCCGTGAGTGACAAGTGTACCGTGTTGCCGTCGAACATACGGTCTGACGACGCGCCGAGGTGGTACTTCACGTCACCGGAGCCTTCCACATCATCCGGCTTGAACGAACCGCCCTTGAACTCCTTGAAGATGGCGCGCAACGGCTTCGACATAACGTTCGCGAGCACGTTCAAGCGGCCACGGTGGGCCATACCCAGCGCGATGTCGCGCACGCCCAAGTGACCGCCGCGCTTGATGATCTGCTCCAGAGCCGGAATCATGGCTTCCGCGCCATCCAGGCCGAAACGCTTGGTGCCCGTATATTTCAAATCACAGAACTTCTCGAACGTTTCCGTTTCGATCAGCTTGTTCAGGATTGCCTTCTGGCCTTCCGGCGTGAAGCGAATGTCCTTTTCTGGACCTTCGATCCGTTCCTGAATCCACGCCTTCTGCGTCGGGTCTGTGATGTGCGCGAACTGGAAGCCGACCTGTCGACAGTATGTGCGCCGGAGGATCGTCAGAATCTGGCGCATCGATGCCGTTTCAAGACCCATGATGCGATCAATGAAAATCGGTCGATCAAGATCAGCTTCGGTGAAACCATACGTTTCCGGCAACAATTCGCGATGAATGCGACGGTCGGCGAGACCGAGCGGGTCGAGATCAGCCGCGAGATGGCCAATGAAGCGATAGGCGCGGATCAGCATCAGCGCGCGGATTGAATCCTGCGTCGCGCGGAACGAAACGGCTGGCGACATTTCAAAGCCAACCGATTGCGCGCGTCGTTCGATCTTGTTGCGGATTGTGCGTTCAAGCTCGCCGTAATCGCCGGTGAGCGCGCCGACAAGGTCGCGTTCGACGCTATTCGCCTCGCGGTTGACGAGGCTTTCGAGCGGCGGCGCCCATGCGGGCCCATCCGCGGCAGTGGACGATGCGGGAAGCGGCTCTTTGATGCTTTCGAAGAAGCGCCGCCATTCGTCGCTTACGGCGCCCGGATTGCGCTCGTACTCGGCTTGCATATCCTCGATGTAAGGTGCGTTCGCCGCACTGAGAAACGACGTTCTCAGGAAAGCTTCATTCTGGACATTTCGCGACATGGAATTCGGCCTCTCATGCTTCGGAATGTCAACGCCGCAAGCGGCGAACGACGAGCTGCAAAGGCGGGTTACCCGCCCGCCATTGCAATTCCGCTAATAATGCGCCTTACGCACGCAACACTTCGATCAGAGTACGGCCAAGCGCGGCGGGGCTCGGCGCAATTGCGATACCTGCCGCTTTCATGGCCTCAAGTTTGTCCTCGGCCTTACCCTTGCCTCCGGAAATGATGGCGCCAGCGTGACCCATGCGCCGACCGGGAGGCGCGGTAACTCCGGCGATGAAACCGACCATCGGCTTCTTGCGACCCTTGCGTGCTTCACGCACCAGGAATTCGGCCGCGTCTTCTTCTGCCGAGCCGCCAATTTCGCCGATCATGATGATGGATTGCGTGTGCTCATCAGACAGAAACAGATCCAAAACGTCGATAAATTCCGTGCCTTTGACGGGATCGCCACCAATGCCCACCGCCGTCGTCTGGCCAAGTTCGACATCCGTCGTCTGTTTCACTGCTTCGTATGTGAGCGTTCCAGAGCGAGAAACAATGCCAACCGTTCCTGCGCGGAAGATATTTCCCGGCATGATCCCGATTTTGCATTCGTCCGGCGTTAGAACTCCGGGGCAGTTGGGACCAACGAGGCGCGATTTCGAACCGTCGAGCGCGCGCTTGA is drawn from Hyphomicrobium methylovorum and contains these coding sequences:
- a CDS encoding tyrosine recombinase XerC, encoding MAPRDTTANVDDDELALGGDLDRAVAVWLDHLRGERGQSTATIDAYARDVRQFLTYLKSHLGHAPCLADLARVDAKTFRGFLSSRRKSGVVSRSLARSLSALRTFFRWLEREDTLKNRAVLTIALPKIPHGVPRPLTVDGAASLVANRGENDIPWVAARDTAVLLLLYGAGLRISEALSLTPRTAPVDGRDVMHIRGKGGRERLVPALPIVSSAIAEYIRLCAYPLPADGPLFLGARGGPLSPRIVQLLMERLRGELGLSDTATPHALRHSFATHLLSAGADLRQIQELLGHASLSTTQIYTEVDRERLLAVYDQAHPRAGRS
- a CDS encoding TraB/GumN family protein, with the protein product MSITKYRTEIAAAAVVALVFVFAAFSFQDGKTAPPKCLGVDMLAEMSERAPAAYKTVMDEAGALPNSEAVLWKIEKPGVDPSYLLGTMHLSDPRIARLSPATKDAIGHSTSVALEVADLSDKAVAEAMAKASALLVYSDGTKLDTRLSPEEFKKVQQVVSKSGLPDSASTLMKPWLVSMLMATSDCERKQVASGAKVLDLLVGAEAERRGIKVVGLETIQDQLGAMASIPDDEQVAMLKVGLQYIDRSNDLMETLVQMYLNRKISAAMPFQIALAAEHGTPASAFDGFQKALLVDRNARMAEAALPLLDKGKAFIGIGALHLSGPKGLVALLREQGFTVTAVE
- a CDS encoding FAD-linked oxidase C-terminal domain-containing protein, with translation MFLKPLSQNLIDRFAEIVGAQNALTSAADQAGYLREWRDRYTGKTPVVLRPGSTDEVSRILALANSEGVAVVPQGGNTGLVGGQIPSKSGTEIVLSLTRMTRIRDVDAAGGTMVAEAGVTLSAVQEAAQSAGRLFPLSLASEGSATIGGALATNAGGTAVLAYGNARQLALGLEAVLADGRVWNGLRRLKKDNTGYDLRDLLIGSEGTLGIITAAALKLFPVPVEREVAIVALASPDAALAFFRMAEARAGQSLTAFELWSERALDFAVRYMPGIRDPFAARHPWYALVEFSHGQTLSTARWLEPLLATALEDGIIRDGVIAASLQQGDDFWRLRDAFSEAQKGAGGSIKHDISVPVARIPEFLRRAESVVERICPGARPVPFGHFGDGNLHYNVTQPEGMARVDYLARWDEMSNAIFDLVAELDGSISAEHGIGQMKREALTRYKSPVELDVMRSIKRALDPNGILNPGKLL
- the lpdA gene encoding dihydrolipoyl dehydrogenase translates to MSYDLIVIGTGPGGYVCAIRAAQLGLKVAVVEKRSTHGGTCLNVGCIPSKALLHASHSFAEAKHGFAEMGIEVSPSLDLPKMQAFKREGVKGNVDGVAYLLKKNKIDTVFGTGRIVKSGQVSVTDRNGETQTLEAKAIVIATGSDVTRLPNIEIDEKRIVSSTGALELPAVPRKLLVVGAGVIGLELGSVWKRLGSEVLVIEYLDRILPGMDREVAKAFQRILEKQGIAFRLQSKVAAVETGRSGVVAKVEPAAGGVAESIEADVVLVAVGRVPYIEGLGLAEAGVALDAKKRILVDGHFQTSTSGVFAIGDVIAGPMLAHKAEDEGIAVAEIIAGKAGHVNYDVIPNVIYTSPEVASVGKTEEELKSAGVAYNVGKFPFTANGRAKSIRATEGFVKILADATTDRVLGVHIIGPSAGELIAEAAVLMEFSGSAEDLARTCHAHPTFSEAVKEAALAVASRAIHL
- the sucD gene encoding succinate--CoA ligase subunit alpha; its protein translation is MSILVDRNTKVICQGITGSQGTFHTKQSKEYGTQIVGGVTPGKGGSKHPDAELGSVPLFDSVAEAVAKTGANATSIYVPPPFAADAILEAIDAEVPLIICITEGIPVMDMVRVKRALDGSKSRLVGPNCPGVLTPDECKIGIMPGNIFRAGTVGIVSRSGTLTYEAVKQTTDVELGQTTAVGIGGDPVKGTEFIDVLDLFLSDEHTQSIIMIGEIGGSAEEDAAEFLVREARKGRKKPMVGFIAGVTAPPGRRMGHAGAIISGGKGKAEDKLEAMKAAGIAIAPSPAALGRTLIEVLRA
- a CDS encoding 2-oxoglutarate dehydrogenase E1 component, with amino-acid sequence MSRNVQNEAFLRTSFLSAANAPYIEDMQAEYERNPGAVSDEWRRFFESIKEPLPASSTAADGPAWAPPLESLVNREANSVERDLVGALTGDYGELERTIRNKIERRAQSVGFEMSPAVSFRATQDSIRALMLIRAYRFIGHLAADLDPLGLADRRIHRELLPETYGFTEADLDRPIFIDRIMGLETASMRQILTILRRTYCRQVGFQFAHITDPTQKAWIQERIEGPEKDIRFTPEGQKAILNKLIETETFEKFCDLKYTGTKRFGLDGAEAMIPALEQIIKRGGHLGVRDIALGMAHRGRLNVLANVMSKPLRAIFKEFKGGSFKPDDVEGSGDVKYHLGASSDRMFDGNTVHLSLTANPSHLEIVDPVVLGKVRAKQDQYGCSGNERGPVLPLLIHGDAAFAGQGVVAECFGLSGLRGHRTGGSIHFIINNQIGFTTAPHHSRSSPYCSDVALMIEAPIFHVNGDSPEAVVHVAKIATEFRQRFQKPVVIDMFCYRRHGHNETDEPMFTQPAMYRRIKAHPTVVEIYSKYLIDEGVLTAAEFTEMKDTVRANLDNEFSFSDGYKPNKADWLDGRWSGFTRSDSDDWRGNTGIPIETLKDVGRRLTAIPNDFHIHKTVSRLLERRREMVEKGTGIDWAMGEHLAFASLLMEGFRVRLSGQDCERGTFSQRHAVFIDQETERRFAPLKHLAPNQARFEIVNSMLSEEAVLGFEYGYSLAEPNALTLWEAQFGDFANGAQVIFDQFISSAERKWLRMSGLVCLLPHGYEGQGPEHSSARLERFLQLSAEDNWQVANCTTPANYFHILRRQLHRNFRKPLILMTPKSLLRHKRVTSKLDEFGPNTSFHRILWDDAERGSSTVTLRPDDEIKRVVLCTGKVYYDLLDARDTQGRDDIYLLRLEQLYPFPARALLHELGRFKAAEFVWCQEEPKNMGAWNFMDPNIEWVLNHLGYSQSRARYAGRSASASTATGLLSQHIKEQTALVAEALGT
- the odhB gene encoding 2-oxoglutarate dehydrogenase complex dihydrolipoyllysine-residue succinyltransferase, whose translation is MSIEIRVPTLGESVTEATVGKWFKTTGETVNADEPLVELETDKVTVEVPAPASGVLGDILVQSGSTVAVGSVLAALNEGKGGAAAAPTAAPQPPEPKPQPQSQPEPKPAPTSAKEPAPAAASGSEPSREVPPPTPAALRAMMEAGLEPSDVQGSGRRGQILKEDIANALAAAAPRQAPPPPPRAPEPAAAQQTAVALKQTPTTEFKAMQDARLPSPANDETREERLKMTRLRQTIARRLKEAQNTAAMLTTFNDVDMSAVMALRAQYKDAFEKRHGVKLGFMGLFVKACIQALRDVPSVNAEIDGDEIVYKNYYHLGVAVGTEKGLVVPVVRDADRLTLAEIEQQIHAFGKRARDGKLSIDDMQGGTFTISNGGVYGSLMSTPILNAPQSGILGMHRIEERPVVRGGQIVARPMMYLALSYDHRIVDGKEAVTFLVRVKECLEDPQRFILEL
- a CDS encoding VOC family protein, whose amino-acid sequence is MAFGPNPPPIQAHICVRDGVAALAFYEKAFGAKITFKAMAEDGVRVLHANIAVYGGEVMLHDEFPEFGGDVMAPTTLNGTTFAISINLPKPADVDAAIAMASEAGADVLLPAGDVFWGARYGRVKDPFGHVWAFNAPLATTSEIKVS